In the genome of Cellvibrio sp. KY-YJ-3, one region contains:
- a CDS encoding nitrogen regulation protein NR(II): MNIPNPFSSLSATDSITGMGILVIFLIILQTLLIIGLQRSRMSNKRARNALKESQKALEQRIRERTDSLYLTNNLLIDEVARHEQTGRQLRETKLYLQSMINSMPSIIIGVTADAEVTHWNAAAENTFEIFSHDALGKKITALLPRFPITLQTIQTTIREGEPLSSQHVQQHDDEKNRYFEITIYPLISRTQQGAVIRIDDVTFKVTIENLMIQNEKMYSLGEVAAGIAHEINNPLSVILQNAQNIQRRTDPQLAMNQTRAQQLNVDLKSLYNYLSASEIPQMMDSIREAGERSASIVRNMLEFSHNSKRIIDLIDIKHLLEQTIVLNRSTQHANENNQIAINTQYVEPLPPVKASAPELQQVLLNLLRNATQALNQYKTQNPQILIKVYVENNNLVIEVQDNGPGMTDTVREHVFEPFFTTKEVGSGTGLGLSVSYFIITERHQGSIDVKTSPGKGSNFIIKLPLTSAQ; the protein is encoded by the coding sequence ATGAATATACCCAATCCATTCAGCAGCCTCTCGGCAACCGATTCCATTACCGGAATGGGTATATTGGTCATTTTTCTGATAATCCTGCAAACCTTACTGATTATAGGTTTACAGCGCAGCCGCATGAGTAATAAACGCGCACGCAATGCGCTCAAAGAATCACAGAAGGCGCTCGAACAACGTATTCGCGAACGCACTGATAGCCTGTATTTAACCAACAACCTACTTATCGATGAGGTAGCGCGGCACGAGCAAACGGGACGCCAACTGCGCGAGACAAAGCTATATTTACAAAGCATGATAAACTCAATGCCATCGATTATTATCGGTGTCACCGCCGATGCGGAAGTAACTCACTGGAACGCCGCTGCCGAAAATACCTTTGAAATTTTTTCTCACGATGCGCTGGGAAAAAAAATTACTGCGTTACTACCTCGCTTCCCCATCACACTGCAAACCATTCAGACTACGATTCGCGAAGGCGAGCCTCTATCCAGCCAACATGTGCAACAGCATGACGATGAGAAAAATCGCTATTTTGAAATAACTATTTATCCGTTGATCTCACGTACCCAACAAGGGGCAGTGATTCGGATAGATGATGTTACATTTAAAGTAACCATTGAAAACTTGATGATTCAAAATGAGAAAATGTATTCGCTCGGCGAAGTAGCAGCAGGCATAGCCCACGAAATTAATAACCCGCTCAGCGTTATTCTGCAAAATGCCCAAAATATTCAGCGCCGTACCGACCCGCAGCTGGCCATGAATCAAACACGCGCACAACAATTAAATGTTGACCTGAAAAGCCTATACAATTATTTGTCAGCCAGTGAAATTCCACAAATGATGGATTCAATCCGCGAAGCGGGCGAGCGCTCAGCCAGTATTGTGCGCAACATGCTGGAGTTTTCCCACAACTCCAAACGCATTATTGACCTGATTGATATAAAACATTTGCTTGAACAGACCATTGTACTTAACCGCAGCACTCAACATGCAAATGAAAATAATCAGATCGCTATAAACACTCAGTATGTAGAACCTCTCCCCCCCGTAAAAGCATCTGCACCGGAACTACAGCAGGTTTTATTGAATTTATTGCGCAACGCCACTCAAGCGCTTAATCAGTATAAAACTCAAAATCCGCAGATCCTTATTAAGGTCTATGTGGAAAATAATAATCTTGTGATAGAGGTTCAGGACAACGGCCCCGGCATGACAGATACTGTGCGCGAGCATGTTTTTGAGCCATTTTTTACCACCAAAGAAGTCGGCTCTGGCACAGGTCTGGGTTTGTCAGTTTCCTATTTTATTATCACTGAGCGCCATCAAGGTTCTATTGATGTTAAAACCTCCCCCGGCAAAGGCAGTAATTTTATTATTAAATTACCACTTACCAGCGCTCAATAA
- the trmA gene encoding tRNA (uridine(54)-C5)-methyltransferase TrmA, translated as MIPTDFSPASYQDQLREKVRRITADFSAFSLPDIQVFSSPEKHYRMRAEFRVWHEKERTDYVMFTQDEFKRPYPIHEFPVGSALMNNLMPRLLAEINSDELLRHKLYQVEFLTTQSGEALVTLIYHKALGDDWIARARTLKTALKIDIVGRSRKQRLLVERDHVIERLTVAGREYQYQQVEASFTQPNAKVCESMLGWAVEHSKEIGGDLLELYCGNGNFTLPLSQNFDKVLATEVSKTSVESALFNIAANKINNIQIARMSSEEFSQAMDGVREFNRLRHINLADYNFTSIFVDPPRAGLDPHTTSITQRFDNIIYISCNPDTLRENLKIITQTHTIKAFAIFDQFPYTHHVECGVVLQKK; from the coding sequence ATGATTCCTACCGATTTCTCCCCCGCTAGCTACCAAGATCAACTCCGCGAAAAAGTTCGTCGAATTACAGCCGATTTTTCGGCTTTTTCATTGCCCGACATTCAGGTTTTTTCATCACCGGAAAAACATTATCGGATGCGTGCCGAATTTCGTGTCTGGCATGAAAAAGAGCGTACCGATTACGTGATGTTTACGCAGGACGAATTCAAGCGTCCCTATCCAATCCATGAGTTTCCGGTTGGATCGGCGCTGATGAATAACCTGATGCCGCGTTTACTCGCTGAAATTAATAGCGATGAATTACTTCGCCACAAACTGTATCAAGTTGAATTTCTGACTACCCAAAGCGGTGAAGCACTCGTCACTTTGATTTATCACAAAGCCTTGGGGGATGACTGGATAGCGCGCGCGCGTACGCTGAAAACCGCATTGAAAATTGATATTGTTGGCCGCAGCCGCAAGCAGCGTTTATTGGTAGAACGCGATCACGTTATTGAACGGTTAACGGTTGCCGGACGCGAATACCAGTATCAACAAGTTGAGGCCAGCTTTACCCAACCCAACGCCAAGGTGTGTGAATCCATGCTCGGTTGGGCGGTAGAACACAGCAAGGAAATTGGCGGGGATTTATTAGAACTCTATTGCGGGAATGGTAATTTCACCCTGCCCTTATCACAGAACTTTGACAAAGTATTAGCCACTGAAGTATCAAAAACCTCAGTGGAATCGGCGCTGTTTAATATCGCTGCAAATAAGATCAACAATATTCAAATTGCGCGCATGTCGAGCGAGGAATTCTCTCAGGCGATGGATGGTGTGCGCGAGTTTAATCGTCTGCGCCATATCAATTTAGCGGATTACAACTTCACTAGCATTTTTGTGGACCCGCCTCGCGCAGGGCTTGACCCACATACCACCAGTATTACCCAGCGCTTTGACAATATTATTTATATCTCCTGCAACCCCGATACATTGCGTGAAAATTTAAAAATCATTACCCAGACGCACACGATTAAAGCCTTTGCGATTTTTGATCAATTTCCCTACACACATCATGTCGAATGCGGCGTAGTATTGCAGAAAAAGTAA
- a CDS encoding GNAT family N-acetyltransferase has translation MTVEFICRAMQLCDLADVIRIQAEAYIDEILEADEVIHARFAQTPDTSWVVERAGEVCGYLVGYQSALGEVSPWGSEFTHKPDSTALYLHDLAISKSAAGCGVGPMLVNHALKEARQRELRAAALVSVQNSKSFWQKLGFNECAQLDETQQYNLASYSGPAIYMTRELVSE, from the coding sequence ATGACTGTAGAGTTTATTTGTCGTGCCATGCAGTTGTGCGACCTTGCTGATGTTATCCGTATTCAAGCAGAAGCCTATATCGATGAAATTCTGGAAGCTGACGAGGTAATTCACGCACGTTTTGCACAAACGCCGGATACATCCTGGGTAGTAGAGCGTGCGGGTGAGGTGTGTGGTTATCTGGTCGGCTATCAATCTGCGCTGGGTGAGGTATCACCTTGGGGCAGCGAGTTTACGCACAAGCCCGACTCTACAGCGCTCTATCTACATGATCTTGCAATCAGTAAGTCGGCGGCGGGCTGTGGTGTGGGGCCAATGTTGGTGAATCACGCTTTGAAGGAGGCGCGTCAACGGGAATTGCGTGCAGCAGCGTTAGTATCGGTGCAAAACTCCAAATCCTTTTGGCAGAAACTAGGTTTCAATGAGTGCGCGCAACTGGATGAAACCCAGCAGTACAATCTTGCATCCTACTCTGGTCCTGCGATTTATATGACGCGTGAGCTTGTCAGCGAATGA
- a CDS encoding DUF2489 domain-containing protein has translation MTLLSILILLGALIIIVLAVIAGRLVFQVYRKQKEREQKLKAQELANQQAQREQREWINKSIQILAQALHNQELTLTEASIRIAGLLDTLDVNGEVKTEFSAFYQLREKTSHIPYLQAWQNLSNAEQRKFDLERLNHEATFNDFVMDAAKRILGRDF, from the coding sequence ATGACGTTGTTATCGATATTAATCTTGTTAGGCGCGCTAATTATTATTGTGTTGGCGGTCATTGCCGGGCGTTTGGTATTTCAGGTGTATCGCAAACAAAAAGAGCGTGAGCAAAAATTAAAAGCACAGGAACTTGCCAATCAACAAGCGCAGCGTGAGCAGCGCGAATGGATTAATAAAAGCATCCAAATATTGGCACAAGCGCTGCACAATCAAGAGTTGACCCTGACTGAGGCGAGTATTCGGATCGCCGGGTTACTGGATACATTGGATGTGAATGGGGAGGTGAAAACCGAATTCTCGGCGTTTTATCAACTGCGCGAAAAAACCAGCCATATTCCTTATTTGCAGGCATGGCAAAACTTGTCCAATGCCGAGCAGCGCAAGTTTGATCTGGAGCGTTTGAATCACGAAGCCACGTTTAATGATTTTGTGATGGATGCAGCCAAGCGCATTCTGGGACGCGATTTTTAA
- the rmuC gene encoding DNA recombination protein RmuC, translating to MNPTVLTLIAALSGLVIGALMVYWIVGRRLDQAVLTKTHEFEAAQQQLQHSHDLREAALQQDSNQLKLQLVEIKTQLQSVQQHAVELQQSLGVAQQDAAALREKTRHFDELQQQSLRKDEQLVLFAKETTELKTRLEQERKNFAEQLALLQNAKVELAKEFENLANKIFENKQQQFSANSKTLLDNTLDPLKLQLTEFRKKVEDVYEKENADRNRLSGQVVELQKQAQKIGEDAVNLAQALKGNSKTQGNWGEVVLERLLEESGLQKGREYDTQVNFTGSDGSRLMPDVIIHLPENKDIVIDAKCSLVDYEKFCSADDDVERKQYLNAHVNSLRSHIKSLSIKDYEKLDGIKTLDFVFIFIPIEAAFMFALQHEPGLYREAYDRHIILVSPTTLLATLRTVENIWRYEKQNKNAERIAKEAGALHDQFVLLLESLDAIGNSLNKTQEAYSKARDRLQTGRGNLVKRVDDIRRLGAKTKKSIAGHLLEEAGSDVEEYLLDAGGLEDDSA from the coding sequence GTGAATCCAACGGTACTAACTCTTATTGCCGCCCTGTCGGGTTTGGTTATTGGCGCCCTGATGGTGTATTGGATTGTCGGGCGCCGCCTCGACCAAGCTGTGCTTACCAAAACCCATGAGTTTGAAGCTGCCCAACAGCAATTGCAGCACAGTCATGACCTGCGTGAAGCGGCGCTGCAACAGGACAGTAATCAGCTCAAGCTCCAGCTGGTTGAAATCAAAACACAGCTTCAATCGGTTCAACAACACGCTGTTGAGTTACAGCAGTCTTTGGGCGTTGCGCAGCAAGACGCCGCGGCTCTGCGTGAGAAAACCCGCCACTTTGATGAGCTACAGCAGCAATCCCTGCGTAAAGATGAACAGCTTGTGCTGTTCGCTAAAGAAACTACCGAACTGAAAACCCGTTTGGAGCAAGAGCGAAAAAATTTCGCTGAACAACTCGCGCTGCTACAGAATGCCAAAGTAGAGTTAGCCAAAGAGTTTGAAAACCTCGCCAATAAAATTTTTGAAAATAAGCAACAGCAGTTTAGTGCAAATAGCAAAACGCTACTCGATAACACGCTTGACCCGCTGAAATTGCAACTCACGGAATTCCGTAAAAAAGTGGAAGACGTGTACGAAAAAGAAAATGCCGATCGCAATCGCCTTTCCGGCCAAGTGGTTGAGTTGCAAAAACAGGCGCAAAAAATTGGCGAAGATGCCGTTAATCTCGCGCAAGCACTAAAAGGAAATAGTAAAACCCAAGGTAATTGGGGTGAAGTAGTGCTGGAACGCTTACTGGAGGAATCCGGTTTGCAGAAAGGCCGCGAATATGACACCCAAGTTAATTTCACCGGTAGCGATGGCTCCCGGTTAATGCCGGACGTGATTATTCACTTGCCCGAAAACAAAGATATTGTGATCGATGCAAAATGCTCGCTGGTTGATTATGAAAAATTCTGCAGTGCAGACGATGACGTTGAGCGCAAGCAGTATCTAAATGCACACGTAAATTCGCTGCGCAGTCATATTAAAAGTCTCAGTATTAAAGACTACGAAAAGCTTGATGGTATTAAAACGCTCGACTTTGTGTTTATTTTTATCCCGATTGAAGCGGCCTTTATGTTTGCGTTGCAGCATGAGCCTGGCTTGTACCGCGAAGCGTATGATCGCCATATTATTTTAGTAAGTCCAACAACACTCTTGGCAACCTTGCGCACTGTAGAGAATATCTGGCGCTACGAAAAGCAAAACAAAAATGCCGAGCGCATCGCCAAAGAAGCGGGCGCATTGCACGACCAGTTTGTATTGTTGCTGGAATCGCTGGATGCTATTGGTAATTCACTCAATAAAACGCAAGAAGCCTACAGTAAAGCTCGTGACCGTTTGCAAACCGGGCGTGGCAATTTGGTGAAACGCGTGGATGATATTCGTCGTTTAGGTGCTAAAACTAAAAAATCCATCGCCGGTCATTTGTTGGAAGAGGCTGGCAGTGATGTCGAAGAATACTTGTTGGATGCCGGCGGGTTGGAAGATGATAGTGCCTGA
- the murI gene encoding glutamate racemase, whose protein sequence is MNTTTSSFQAPRILVFDSGVGGLSVAREIQQRRPQNPLVYASDNAFFPYGTKGEAELITRVDHVIGELLLRYPADILVIACNTASTLTLPHLRSKLSLPIVGVVPAIKPAALMSKTGVIGLLATPATVARPYTHELIREYATGCQVISLGSSELVQIAEQKLRGETIDVNAISKIAQELMRDDEAEKMDVLVLACTHFPLLRDELAQHLPAQLKLIDSGAAIARRVEFLLADAAEPPAGYVPEHLAVFTKHTAAAEQLAPALTRFGIHQQAYLNI, encoded by the coding sequence ATGAACACCACCACCTCGTCTTTTCAGGCTCCGCGTATTCTGGTATTCGATTCCGGTGTCGGCGGTTTGAGTGTCGCCCGCGAGATCCAGCAGCGTCGACCACAGAACCCGTTGGTTTACGCCTCGGACAATGCGTTTTTCCCCTATGGTACCAAGGGCGAGGCGGAGCTAATTACGCGTGTGGATCATGTGATTGGCGAGCTATTGCTGCGCTACCCGGCCGATATCCTCGTCATCGCCTGCAATACCGCCAGCACACTCACCCTGCCCCATTTGCGCAGCAAATTGAGCTTGCCCATAGTCGGGGTAGTGCCTGCGATCAAACCTGCCGCGCTCATGAGTAAAACCGGGGTAATCGGCCTGCTCGCCACACCTGCCACAGTCGCTCGTCCCTATACCCACGAATTAATCCGCGAATACGCAACGGGTTGCCAGGTAATTTCATTGGGCAGTAGCGAGCTGGTGCAAATCGCCGAGCAAAAATTACGCGGCGAAACAATCGATGTGAATGCGATTAGCAAAATTGCCCAGGAATTAATGCGCGATGATGAAGCAGAAAAAATGGATGTGCTGGTTTTAGCCTGCACACATTTTCCGCTGTTGAGGGATGAGTTGGCGCAACACTTGCCCGCACAATTAAAACTGATCGACTCGGGGGCAGCCATAGCACGGCGGGTAGAGTTTTTGCTCGCTGATGCTGCAGAGCCACCGGCAGGTTATGTACCGGAACATCTTGCAGTATTTACCAAACACACTGCAGCTGCCGAGCAACTTGCACCAGCATTAACCCGCTTTGGCATTCACCAGCAGGCTTATCTCAATATTTAA
- a CDS encoding HPP family protein, translating to MSISHKNSHTAQAIMSKTLLSAYEGWTIHRLAEFFIKHGISGAPVIASDHELVGVVTVSDIFKFSSMDETNRREALRNYYRESCEIDLDEVSLRDWSNRAEYNCTVHQIMQREIITVKPDASVAEVAAVMVKNNIHRVVVADNKIAQGVITSMDILRNLQPDGHELRLVV from the coding sequence ATGTCGATAAGCCATAAAAATAGCCATACCGCCCAAGCGATTATGAGTAAAACCTTGTTAAGTGCCTACGAGGGTTGGACTATCCATCGCCTTGCTGAGTTTTTTATTAAACACGGTATTTCCGGCGCGCCCGTTATTGCATCGGATCACGAGTTAGTTGGTGTGGTGACGGTTTCGGATATTTTTAAATTCAGTAGCATGGATGAAACCAATCGCCGCGAAGCACTGCGAAATTATTATCGCGAAAGTTGTGAAATTGATTTGGATGAAGTCAGTCTGCGGGATTGGAGTAACAGGGCAGAATATAACTGCACAGTGCATCAAATCATGCAACGCGAAATTATTACTGTAAAACCAGATGCCAGTGTGGCGGAAGTGGCAGCGGTGATGGTGAAGAACAATATCCATCGCGTGGTAGTGGCGGACAATAAAATTGCGCAGGGTGTTATTACCAGCATGGATATTTTGCGTAACTTGCAGCCCGATGGACATGAATTACGTCTGGTGGTCTGA
- a CDS encoding MFS transporter has translation MNQQLIGNYRWTICALLFFATTVNYLDRQVLSLLAPALSKEFGWTNSDYANITAVFQFVYAISMLFAGRVIDKLGTKLGYIVAIVVWSIGAIMHAYAVPIGHFTNNVLAIAGIAAIPVSIIGFMISRAVLAIGEAGNFPAAIKATAEYFPKKERSFATGIFNSGANVGAILAPLTVPWIAVNWGWQTAFIVIGAIGFVWMVLWQIYYEIPTKQKRLGQAELDYINTNPGEAPVVAVEEELKTSWFKLLSYRQTWAFAFGKFMTDGVWWFFLFWLPKYLGEQYGLTGTQLMLPLTVLYSLTMIGSIGGGWFPTYFMNKGYNAYDGRMRAMFVIALFPLVVLLAQPLGHYGFWVPVILIGIGASAHQAWSANIFTTVSDMFPKKAVGSVVGIGGMAGGLGGVFLSKTGGWLFDYYGAQGNIYTGYAIMFAVCAVAYLLAWGVMKMLVPKYKPITDL, from the coding sequence ATGAACCAGCAACTTATTGGCAACTACAGATGGACCATTTGTGCCCTCCTGTTCTTTGCAACCACTGTTAATTATCTTGACCGTCAAGTTCTCAGCTTATTAGCGCCGGCGCTCTCCAAAGAGTTTGGCTGGACTAACAGCGACTACGCCAATATCACGGCGGTATTCCAATTTGTGTACGCCATTTCCATGCTGTTTGCCGGTCGTGTGATCGACAAACTTGGTACCAAGTTGGGCTATATAGTCGCGATTGTTGTCTGGTCTATCGGCGCCATCATGCATGCCTACGCGGTACCCATTGGTCATTTCACAAATAATGTGCTGGCGATTGCGGGTATAGCGGCAATTCCGGTATCGATTATTGGTTTTATGATTTCCCGCGCTGTATTGGCGATAGGTGAGGCGGGTAACTTTCCGGCCGCCATCAAAGCCACCGCTGAATATTTCCCTAAAAAAGAACGCTCCTTTGCCACCGGTATTTTTAACTCGGGTGCCAACGTAGGTGCGATTCTTGCGCCTTTGACTGTGCCCTGGATTGCAGTTAACTGGGGCTGGCAAACCGCGTTTATCGTGATTGGTGCCATAGGTTTTGTATGGATGGTGCTCTGGCAGATTTATTACGAAATCCCCACCAAGCAAAAACGCTTGGGTCAGGCTGAGTTGGATTACATCAATACCAATCCGGGCGAAGCGCCGGTGGTTGCAGTCGAAGAGGAATTGAAAACCTCATGGTTCAAACTCCTTAGCTATCGCCAAACCTGGGCCTTTGCTTTTGGCAAGTTTATGACCGATGGTGTCTGGTGGTTCTTCTTGTTTTGGTTGCCGAAATATTTGGGTGAGCAATACGGCTTGACCGGCACGCAATTAATGTTGCCTTTAACCGTGCTTTATAGCTTGACTATGATTGGCAGTATCGGTGGGGGTTGGTTCCCCACTTATTTCATGAACAAAGGTTACAACGCTTACGATGGTCGTATGCGCGCTATGTTTGTGATTGCGCTCTTCCCGCTGGTAGTGTTACTCGCACAACCTCTCGGTCATTACGGTTTTTGGGTGCCGGTAATTCTGATTGGTATTGGTGCCTCAGCGCATCAGGCGTGGTCTGCGAATATCTTCACCACAGTGTCGGATATGTTCCCGAAAAAAGCCGTAGGCTCAGTAGTCGGTATCGGTGGTATGGCGGGCGGTTTGGGTGGTGTATTTTTGTCTAAAACCGGTGGTTGGTTGTTTGACTACTACGGAGCACAAGGCAATATTTACACGGGTTACGCGATTATGTTTGCCGTTTGCGCGGTAGCCTATTTGCTGGCCTGGGGCGTTATGAAGATGTTAGTGCCAAAATATAAGCCAATCACTGATTTGTAA
- a CDS encoding PD-(D/E)XK nuclease family protein, with translation MVDTYFDITPYLSAIARDQLIITANNRLRNHMLRAYGQWQASNSTQVWPTPRIYSLSQWLGSQWELLQRRAYGPAAQRIISNLQRQTLWEKIIGESSLAQALLQAEPLAQAADSALRNLELWQLNEEDVRSAEPILNPQSNSYCWLTWLGDFRARLSKLGFITQEMANQILIDAFKQGELQQEAMIYLTGFDDIPPQHQDLINSACHELTSIKPLNHAIQLQRTELNTTEQEMRAAALWSKQQLEQNPAAMIGIIVPNLGQCRDQVERIFVEVFEPLAALPDQPRYTLPFNFSAGTPLATTPIIAATLDLLELQKSSWELESICNLLLSPFFGDAEQELVLRAHLIQTLRKLGKFTISLSDLRYHCQKLTSKLAIPESDSNLITRLVQLENYRRQSFGFHSAEYWCDFFQQHLQLLGWPGARRLDSQEYQQLTLWNQVLDNFLQLDGTGINFSYSNAIQQLRSIAGKTPFQAQTPNSPIQILGALEGAGLQFSHCWVMGLHHRQWPPVPAPNPLLPSNLQRTKKMPHASAERELEFARALTAHYLQCAAQVIFSSAHSDDDSELSPSALIRHLPLTPPAQLIHSHTTASAENYSLLAQSKAWELVDCTNAPALDITQEPVRGGANLFKEQAACPFNAFARLRLGAARIEEPVAGFSAIERGNLLHEALATIWRELNSHAALIALDETSLSTLINSAAQQAVDALKQKRGTSVGTYYAQLEQERLSALLADWLAQEKIRPAFTVIAIEEEVQITFAGLPLKLRIDRIDKLTTGELILIDYKTGQPKAASWQGERLDEPQLPLYAVTASSEIAAIAFAQINAKAMQWIGTGELHVTHDGIFPGKQSWDEQLHEWKNNLQQLAQDFIQGDARVDMKNPTTAQYAEDLLPLNRLLEADALAAYMQRQQGAV, from the coding sequence ATGGTTGATACCTATTTCGACATTACGCCCTACCTGAGCGCGATTGCGCGCGATCAATTAATCATCACTGCCAACAATCGCCTGCGCAACCATATGCTGCGCGCCTACGGGCAATGGCAGGCAAGTAATAGCACCCAGGTCTGGCCCACGCCGCGCATCTATTCGCTCAGCCAGTGGCTTGGATCGCAATGGGAGCTGTTGCAACGGCGCGCTTATGGCCCAGCGGCGCAGCGCATAATTAGCAACCTGCAACGTCAAACCCTGTGGGAAAAAATTATCGGCGAATCCTCCCTCGCCCAAGCATTGCTGCAAGCCGAACCGCTGGCACAAGCGGCAGACAGTGCATTGCGCAACCTTGAACTCTGGCAATTAAATGAAGAGGATGTACGCAGCGCCGAGCCTATCCTCAATCCCCAAAGCAATAGCTATTGCTGGCTGACTTGGCTGGGTGATTTTCGCGCGCGCTTGAGCAAACTTGGTTTTATTACTCAGGAAATGGCGAATCAGATTTTGATCGACGCCTTTAAACAGGGTGAATTGCAGCAAGAAGCGATGATTTACCTTACCGGTTTTGATGATATTCCCCCGCAACATCAGGATCTCATCAACAGCGCCTGCCATGAATTAACCAGCATCAAACCGCTCAATCACGCCATCCAGTTGCAGCGCACCGAGCTTAATACCACGGAGCAAGAAATGCGTGCGGCGGCGCTGTGGAGCAAACAACAGCTGGAGCAAAACCCGGCGGCGATGATTGGCATTATCGTGCCCAACCTCGGCCAGTGCCGGGATCAGGTGGAACGAATATTTGTTGAGGTATTTGAACCGCTCGCCGCCCTGCCCGATCAACCGCGCTACACATTGCCGTTTAACTTTTCCGCTGGTACACCACTCGCGACTACACCGATTATTGCGGCCACGCTGGATTTACTCGAATTACAAAAATCCTCCTGGGAATTGGAGAGCATTTGTAATTTGCTACTTTCGCCTTTTTTTGGCGATGCAGAACAAGAATTAGTCTTGCGTGCGCACTTGATCCAAACCCTGCGCAAACTTGGAAAGTTCACTATTAGTTTGAGCGATTTACGTTACCACTGCCAAAAACTCACCAGCAAATTAGCAATACCTGAAAGCGATTCCAATCTGATTACCCGCTTGGTGCAACTGGAAAATTATCGTCGCCAGAGTTTTGGTTTTCACAGCGCCGAATACTGGTGTGATTTTTTCCAGCAGCATTTGCAATTACTCGGCTGGCCCGGAGCACGCCGGTTAGACAGCCAGGAATATCAACAGCTCACCCTGTGGAATCAAGTGCTGGATAATTTTTTGCAGCTGGACGGCACCGGTATTAATTTCAGTTACAGCAATGCCATTCAACAACTGCGCAGCATCGCCGGTAAAACACCGTTTCAGGCGCAAACACCCAACTCACCGATTCAAATTCTCGGCGCACTCGAAGGTGCCGGTTTGCAATTCAGCCACTGCTGGGTGATGGGTTTACACCATCGCCAATGGCCGCCCGTGCCAGCACCCAACCCACTGCTGCCCAGCAATTTACAGCGCACTAAAAAAATGCCTCACGCCAGCGCCGAACGGGAATTGGAATTTGCGCGCGCACTCACCGCCCATTACCTACAGTGTGCAGCGCAGGTGATTTTTAGCTCGGCCCACAGTGACGACGACAGTGAACTCAGCCCCAGCGCCTTAATTCGCCATTTACCACTCACACCACCCGCGCAACTGATTCACAGCCACACAACTGCCAGCGCGGAAAATTATTCACTGCTGGCACAAAGTAAAGCCTGGGAATTGGTGGATTGCACAAATGCACCTGCGCTGGATATTACGCAAGAACCGGTGCGCGGCGGTGCAAACTTATTTAAAGAACAAGCCGCCTGCCCGTTTAATGCCTTTGCACGTTTACGTTTGGGGGCAGCGCGAATTGAAGAACCCGTTGCCGGTTTCTCGGCGATTGAACGCGGCAACTTATTACACGAAGCGCTAGCCACTATTTGGCGCGAATTAAACAGCCACGCTGCACTCATCGCGTTGGATGAAACCTCACTCTCCACGTTAATTAACAGTGCTGCGCAACAAGCGGTTGACGCGCTCAAACAAAAGCGCGGCACCTCCGTTGGAACCTATTACGCACAACTGGAACAAGAACGCTTGAGTGCGCTGTTAGCAGATTGGTTAGCGCAAGAAAAAATACGCCCAGCGTTTACCGTGATCGCAATTGAAGAGGAAGTACAGATTACCTTTGCTGGTTTACCGCTGAAATTGCGTATCGACCGTATTGATAAATTAACCACTGGCGAACTGATATTAATCGACTACAAAACCGGTCAACCCAAAGCCGCCAGTTGGCAAGGCGAACGATTGGATGAACCGCAGTTGCCACTCTATGCCGTGACTGCTAGCAGCGAAATTGCCGCCATCGCCTTTGCCCAAATCAATGCCAAAGCCATGCAGTGGATTGGCACCGGCGAATTGCATGTCACACACGATGGCATCTTTCCCGGCAAACAAAGTTGGGATGAACAATTGCACGAATGGAAAAACAATTTACAACAACTCGCACAGGATTTTATTCAGGGTGATGCCCGCGTCGATATGAAAAACCCAACCACCGCCCAATATGCCGAAGACTTATTACCGCTCAACCGTTTGCTGGAAGCTGATGCACTCGCCGCGTATATGCAACGTCAGCAAGGAGCGGTGTAA